One Silene latifolia isolate original U9 population chromosome 4, ASM4854445v1, whole genome shotgun sequence DNA segment encodes these proteins:
- the LOC141653785 gene encoding putative phospholipid hydroperoxide glutathione peroxidase, whose translation MASQSTPQPKSIHEFVVKDARGNDVDLSTYKGKVLLIVNVASQCGLTNSNYTELTKLYEKYKDQGFEILAFPCNQFGKQEPGDNEQIVEFACTRFKAEFPIFDKVEVNGSTAAPIYKFLKSSKGGLFGDGIKWNFTKFLVDKDGNVVDRYAPTTSPSSIEKDIKKLLGVS comes from the exons ATGGCAAGTCAATCAACCCCTCAGCCTAAATCAATCCATGAGTTTGTGGTCAAG GATGCCCGTGGAAATGACGTGGACCTTAGCACTTACAAAGGGAAGGTGCTGTTGATTGTCAATGTTGCATCGCAATG TGGTCTTACCAATTCAAACTACACGGAGTTGACTAAACTGTATGAGAAGTACAAGGATCAAG GTTTTGAAATTCTGGCATTTCCATGCAACCAATTTGGCAAGCAAGAGCCAGGGGATAATGAGCAGATTGTGGAGTTTGCTTGCACTCGCTTCAAGGCCGAGTTCCCTATATTTGATAAG GTTGAAGTGAATGGAAGTACTGCTGCCCCGATCTATAAGTTCTTGAAATCTAGCAAGGGTGGTCTCTTCGGAGATGGAATCAAATGGAATTTCACAAAGTTCCTTGTTGACAAAGATGGGAATGTCGTTGATCGTTATGCACCAACTACTTCTCCATCCAGCATCGAG AAGGACATAAAGAAACTTCTCGGCGTTTCATAG